A stretch of Candidatus Neomarinimicrobiota bacterium DNA encodes these proteins:
- the ispH gene encoding 4-hydroxy-3-methylbut-2-enyl diphosphate reductase produces the protein MKINVAKESGFCSGVARAIKIAKDSVEKYGKIYMLGDIVHNEHVIRELESLGIVTVDSLSQIFDNKYPILLRSHGTQVTVLEEINRRGFKTIDATCPLVKNIHKKAEEILKEGRKLIIIGDKGHEEVEAIKSISENAIIINSIDDVSKLPKIIKAGVVIQSTQSISFVSDIIKELTKIVEDLRVINTICQPTRNRQAQVMELAKENDVVLIVGSKSSANTKRLYEISKKINDRTYFVTNKDDIKLELIENAESIGISSGASTPDFIIKEIVSKIENF, from the coding sequence ATGAAAATAAATGTTGCTAAAGAATCAGGTTTTTGCAGTGGTGTCGCAAGAGCCATAAAGATTGCCAAGGATTCAGTTGAAAAATATGGTAAAATATATATGCTTGGTGATATAGTTCATAATGAGCATGTTATAAGAGAACTCGAATCACTTGGCATTGTTACTGTCGATAGTCTCTCTCAAATTTTTGATAATAAGTATCCAATACTGCTGAGATCCCACGGAACTCAAGTTACTGTCCTCGAGGAAATAAATAGAAGGGGATTTAAAACAATTGATGCAACCTGTCCCCTTGTTAAAAATATTCACAAAAAGGCGGAAGAAATATTAAAAGAAGGTCGAAAACTAATAATAATCGGTGATAAGGGACATGAAGAGGTAGAGGCAATAAAAAGTATTTCTGAAAATGCCATAATAATAAATTCAATTGATGATGTTAGCAAATTACCAAAGATTATCAAGGCGGGTGTTGTAATCCAGTCAACTCAATCAATATCTTTTGTATCCGATATTATAAAGGAGCTAACAAAAATCGTTGAAGACCTGAGAGTCATAAATACAATATGTCAACCAACAAGAAATAGACAGGCACAGGTTATGGAACTAGCAAAAGAAAATGACGTTGTATTAATAGTTGGTTCAAAATCGAGTGCAAATACAAAAAGGCTCTATGAAATATCAAAAAAAATTAACGATAGAACCTACTTTGTAACAAATAAAGACGATATCAAGCTGGAGCTTATTGAAAACGCCGAAAGCATTGGCATTTCATCGGGAGCATCTACCCCGGATTTTATAATTAAGGAGATAGTAAGTAAAATTGAAAATTTTTGA